One window from the genome of Paramormyrops kingsleyae isolate MSU_618 chromosome 3, PKINGS_0.4, whole genome shotgun sequence encodes:
- the cry1b gene encoding cryptochrome-1b, protein MVVNTIHWFRKGLRLHDNPSLRESIQGADTVRCVYILDPWFAGSSNVGINRWRFLLQCLEDLDTSLRKLNSRLFVIRGQPTDVFPRLFKEWNISRLSYEYDSEPFGKERDAAIRKLASEAGVEVTVRISHTLYDLDKIIELNGGQSPLTYKRFQSLISCMEAVETPAEPITADVVAKCATPVSDDHDDKFGVPSLEELGFNTEGLSTAVWPGGETEALTRLERHLERKAWVANFERPRMNANSLLASPTGLSPYLRFGCLSCRLFYFKLTDLYKKVKKNSSPPLSLYGQLLWREFFYAAATNNPRFDKMEGNPICVQIPWDRNPEALAKWAEGRTGFPWIDAIMTQLRQEGWIHHLARHAVACFLTRGDLWISWEEGMKVFEELLLDADWSVNAGSWMWLSCSSFFQQFFHCYCPVGFGRRTDPNGDYIRRYLPVLRGFPAKYIYDPWNAPEGVQKMAKCIIGVHYPKPMVHHAEASRLNIERMKQIYQQLSCYRGLGLLATVPSTPSGGNDEAGAAMGFPLREGAQDSAAHAGYQVPVNPAGDWCAGMLPPPQGDNKPGSSSMAQQNVPAGLSMCYNQERPQSQTAGSQPGRGQHSSVLTSVKRPSEEIAPGVVFKVQRQSSN, encoded by the exons ATGGTAGTAAACACGATCCACTGGTTCAGGAAGGGCTTACGGCTCCACGACAATCCTTCACTCAGAGAATCCATCCAGGGCGCGGACACCGTGCGCTGCGTTTACATCCTAGATCCGTGGTTTGCGGGGTCATCCAACGTTGGCATCAACAGGTGGAG GTTTTTACTGCAGTGTCTAGAGGACCTGGACACCAGCCTCCGTAAGCTCAACTCACGCCTGTTTGTCATCCGGGGCCAGCCGACTGATGTCTTCCCCAGGCTGTTTAAG GAATGGAACATTAGCCGCCTGTCGTACGAATACGACTCGGAGCCGTTTGGGAAGGAGCGCGACGCGGCCATCAGGAAGCTCGCCAGCGAGGCTGGAGTGGAGGTCACTGTGCGGATCTCACACACGCTCTACGATTTGGATAA GATCATCGAGCTGAATGGAGGGCAGTCGCCCCTGACCTACAAGCGCTTTCAGAGCCTGATCAGTTGCATGGAGGCGGTGGAGACTCCAGCGGAGCCCATCACGGCCGACGTTGTGGCCAAGTGCGCCACGCCCGTGTCAGACGACCATGACGACAAGTTTGGGGTGCCTTCCCTGGAGGAGCTTG GCTTTAACACGGAGGGTCTCTCCACGGCCGTGTGGCCAGGAGGGGAGACTGAGGCACTCACTCGGCTGGAGAGGCATCTAGAGAGAAAG GCTTGGGTGGCCAACTTTGAGAGGCCTCGGATGAATGCCAACTCCCTGCTGGCCAGCCCCACCGGCCTCAGCCCCTACCTCCGCTTCGGCTGTCTCTCCTGTCGCCTCTTCTACTTCAAGCTGACTGACCTCTACAAGAAG GTGAAGAAGAACAGTTCCCCCCCACTGTCTCTCTACGGCCAACTGCTGTGGCGTGAGTTCTTCTATGCCGCTGCCACCAACAACCCGCGCTTCGACAAGATGGAGGGAAACCCCATCTGCGTGCAGATTCCTTGGGACCGCAACCCCGAGGCCCTGGCCAAGTGGGCTGAGGGGCGCACCGGCTTCCCCTGGATCGATGCCATTATGACCCAGCTGCGTCAGGAGGGCTGGATTCACCACCTGGCCCGGCACGCTGTGGCCTGCTTCCTGACCCGGGGGGACCTGTGGATCAGCTGGGAAGAGGGCATGAAG GTGTTCGAGGAGCTGCTGCTGGATGCCGACTGGAGCGTGAACGCGGGCAGCTGGATGTGgctctcctgcagctccttctttCAGCAGTTCTTCCACTGCTACTGCCCCGTGGGCTTCGGCCGCCGCACTGACCCCAACGGTGACTACATCAG ACGCTACCTGCCAGTCCTGAGAGGCTTCCCTGCAAAGTACATCTACGACCCCTGGAATGCCCCTGAGGGCGTGCAGAAGATGGCCAAGTGCATCATTGGCGTACACTACCCCAAACCCATGGTGCATCACGCGGAGGCCAGCCGGCTCAACATTGAGCGCATGAAGCAGATTTACCAGCAGCTGTCCTGCTACCGTGGCCTGG GGCTCCTGGCGACGGTTCCCTCCACTCCCAGTGGTGGCAACGATGAGGCCGGTGCTGCCATGGGGTTTCCCCTCCGCGAGGGAGCTCAGGACAGCGCTGCTCATGCCG GGTACCAGGTGCCTGTAAACCCTGCAGGAGACTGGTGTGCTGGCATGCTACCGCCCCCCCAGGGAGATAACAAGCCGGGCAGCAGCAGCATGGCGCAGCAAA ATGTTCCTGCAGGACTCAGCATGTGTTACAATCAGGAGCGTCCACAATCACAGACGGCCGGGTCGCAGCCCG gACGTGGTCAGCACAGCAGCGTGCTGACCTCCGTGAAGCGCCCCAGTGAGGAGATTGCACCGGGGGTCGTCTTCAAAGTTCAGAGACAGAGCAGCAACTAG